From one Macaca nemestrina isolate mMacNem1 chromosome 3, mMacNem.hap1, whole genome shotgun sequence genomic stretch:
- the LOC105483850 gene encoding lateral signaling target protein 2 homolog isoform X6 — translation MRGVNLITCVHHCHSCGPGRERSDPQLLARFYYADEELNQVAAELDSLDGRKDPQRCTLLVSQFRSCQDNVLNIINQIMDECIPQDRAPRDFCVKFPEEIRHDNLAGQLWFGAECLAAGSIIMNRELESMAMRPLAKELTRSLEDVRGALRDQALRDLNTYTEKMREALRHFDVLFAEFELSYVSAMVPVKSPREYYVQQEVIVLFCETVERALDFGYLTQDMIDDYEPALMFSIPRLAIV, via the exons AGGTCGGATCCGCAGCTGCTTGCCCGGTTCTACTATGCCGACGAGGAGCTGAACCAGGTGGCCGCGGAGCTGGACAGCCTGGATGGGCGGAAGGACCCCCAGCGGTGCACGCTGCTGGTCAGCCAGTTCCGCTCCTGCCAG GACAATGTGTTGAACATCATTAACCAGATCATGGATGAGTGCATCCCCCAGGACCGTGCCCCCAGAGATTTCTGCGTCAAGTTCCCCGAGGAGATCCGGCACGACAACCTGGCCGGCCAGCTGTGGTTCGGTGCCGAG TGCCTGGCCGCCGGCTCCATCATCATGAACCGGGAGCTGGAGAGCATGGCCATGCGCCCGCTGGCCAAGGAGCTGACGCGCAGCCTGGAGGACGTGCGGGGCGCCCTCCGCGACCAGGCGCTGCGGGACCTGAACACCTACACGGAGAAGATGAGGGAGGCGCTGAGGCACTTCGATGTCCTGTTCGCCGAGTTCGAGCTCAG CTACGTCTCGGCCATGGTGCCTGTGAAGTCTCCCAGGGAGTACTATGTGCAACAGGAGGTCATCGTGCTCTTCTGCGAGACGGTGGAGAG GGCCCTTGACTTCGGGTACCTGACCCAGGACATGATTGATGACTACGAGCCTGCCCTCATGTTCAGCATCCCCAGGCTGGCCATCGTGTG a